In the genome of Streptomyces violaceoruber, the window GGCATGACCGCCGAACTGTCCCGCGGCCGCCCCGGGGTCGCCGGGATCGGCATCGGCGTCGGCGGGCTCGTCGAGGACCGGGCCGTCGTCGGCGAGTCACCCTTCCTGGGCTGGCGCGGGGTGCCGCTGGCCGCGCTGGTGCAGGAGCGCACCGGGCTGCCCGTCGTCGTCGAGAACGACACCGCCGCCTTCGTGGAGGCGGAGACCTGGTTCGGGGCGGGGCGCGGACTGGACCGGTTCGTCGTCCTCACCATCGGCGCCGGCATCGGGTACGGGCTGGTACTGGGCGGCAGGCGGGTGCCGTACGCCGGGGACGAGGACCGCGGCTTCGGGCGACACTGGATCCTCGACCCCCACGGGCCGCTCACCCCCGACGGGCGGCGCGGCAGCGCCGTCTCCCTGCTGACCATCCCCAACATGCGCTACCAGGTGCGGGCCGCGACCGGCCACGACCGGACCTACGAGGAGATCCTCGCGTCCGCCGCCGCCGGGGAGCCCATGGCCGCGCGAGTCGTGGCGGAGGCCGGGCGGGCGCTGGGCACCCTGGTGGCGCAGATCGCCAACTTCGTGATGCCGCAGAAGATCCTGCTCGCGGGGGAGGGGGTCGGGCTGATGGAGGTGGCGGGCGACGTGGTGGCGGAGACCGTCCGGGACCACCGGCATCCGCGGGCCGCGCCGGTCGGCCTGGAGACCCGGGTGTCCGACTTCCACGACTGGGCCCGGGGCGCGGCCGTGCCGGCGATCCAGGTGCTGGTGCTGGGTGCCGCGCCGGTGTGAGCGGCTCCGGTGTGAACGGGTGGGCCGTGTGCGGCAGAACACATCTGGTGGGAACGAACTCGCCGGTAGGTCTTGACAGATGAGAGCATGGACGTGATCAGTAACACGGTCCGATATGTCCGCTTGGCTCGCGATTACTCACATCGTCTTCACGCGGGGCGCCGTATGCTTCACAGCATGTCCACCACTGTTGAACCCTCCTCCGAGCGATCGGCTGCCGAGGTCAACGAGGAGATCCGAGCCCTGTGGCTCCGGTCGGGCGGGACACTGAGCGTCGAGCAGCGCGCGGAGTACCAGCGGCTCGTCATGGAGTGGGCCAACGCGGCCCCGGAGTCCGTGAAGGCCGCCTGACCGGCGCCGCCCAGGACGCCTCGCCGTCCCGGCCCCCCGGCAGCCCCGAGGGCCGAGCCTCGTACCGGCCCGGTCAGCCCCACGTCGCCGAGTACCGCCGCCGATAGGCCTTGCGGTCCTGCTCCTCGCGAATCCACCGCGTGGCCACCAGCGCCACCAGGCTGCCCGCGACCACCAGCAGGCCCGGTCCTATGTTCCGGCGGTCGGTGAGCCGGGCGAGCAGGGTCGAGCCGTCGACGCCCGCCA includes:
- a CDS encoding ROK family transcriptional regulator → MPTRPEDWPPLTPGERSVAIEVLVHGPLSRSEIARRLGLSPGSLTRLTKPLIEQRLLVEVPEAGGGPAGGRQGRPSRPLDVVADSRYFLGFKITQDMVYGVVTTLRSEIVARHDRALATHDPAEVAGLLAGMTAELSRGRPGVAGIGIGVGGLVEDRAVVGESPFLGWRGVPLAALVQERTGLPVVVENDTAAFVEAETWFGAGRGLDRFVVLTIGAGIGYGLVLGGRRVPYAGDEDRGFGRHWILDPHGPLTPDGRRGSAVSLLTIPNMRYQVRAATGHDRTYEEILASAAAGEPMAARVVAEAGRALGTLVAQIANFVMPQKILLAGEGVGLMEVAGDVVAETVRDHRHPRAAPVGLETRVSDFHDWARGAAVPAIQVLVLGAAPV